A window of the Zerene cesonia ecotype Mississippi chromosome 12, Zerene_cesonia_1.1, whole genome shotgun sequence genome harbors these coding sequences:
- the LOC119830948 gene encoding acanthoscurrin-2-like, with protein MKCIVLVALSCVATINAQPLGMGGIGLGLGGMGMGLGGMGTGIEGMGAGLGGVGMGLGTGLGMTGLGTGLGVGLGGMSGGYANGAGYGGQQFGAGASGVGNQGFNTAGLSGFHNINQADSSGFHNVGGGSALNNGGYAGNGYNGYQNGASQFGNGFGAGSQSGMFI; from the exons ATGAAGTGCatt GTTCTTGTCGCTCTTTCGTGTGTTGCAACAATCAATGCTCAGCCTCTGGGCATGGGTGGTATAGGACTCGGTCTCGGCGGGATGGGAATGGGGCTGGGTGGAATGGGAACAGGTATAGAGGGGATGGGTGCCGGTCTAGGTGGGGTGGGAATGGGTCTGGGTACTGGTTTGGGAATGACTGGACTGGGAACCGGCCTGGGTGTTGGTTTGGGGGGAATGAGCGGAGGATATGCAAACGGCGCCGGCTACGGTGGTCAGCAGTTCGGTGCCGGCGCTAGTGGTGTTGGCAACCAAGGATTCAACACGGCTGGCCTCAGTGGCTTTCACAAT ATAAACCAAGCGGACAGTTCTGGCTTCCACAACGTTGGCGGTGGATCTGCCTTGAACAATGGCGGGTACGCTGGCAACGGGTACAACGGATATCAAAATGGCGCCTCACAATTCGGCAATGGCTTCGGTGCGGGCTCTCAGTCAGGAATGTTCATATAA
- the LOC119830945 gene encoding acanthoscurrin-2-like yields MKCIVLVALSCVATINAQPLGMGGMGLGLGGMGMGLGGMGTGIEGMGAGLGGVGMGLGTGLGMTGLGTGLGVGLGGMSGGYANGAGYGGQQFGYANGAGYGGQQFGAGASGVGNQGFNTAGVNGFHNLGGHNNRVLSINQADSSGFHNVGGGSALNNGGYAGNGYNGYQNGASQFGNGFGAGSQGMII; encoded by the exons ATGAAGTGCATT GTTCTAGTCGCTCTTTCGTGTGTTGCAACAATCAACGCTCAGCCTCTGGGCATGGGTGGTATGGGACTCGGTCTCGGCGGGATGGGAATGGGGCTGGGTGGAATGGGAACAGGTATAGAGGGGATGGGTGCCGGTCTAGGTGGGGTGGGAATGGGTCTGGGTACTGGTTTGGGAATGACTGGACTGGGAACCGGCCTGGGTGTTGGTTTGGGGGGAATGAGCGGAGGATATGCAAACGGCGCCGGCTACGGTGGTCAGCAGTTCG GATATGCTAACGGCGCCGGCTACGGTGGACAGCAGTTCGGTGCCGGTGCTAGTGGTGTTGGCAACCAGGGGTTCAATACAGCTGGCGTCAATGGTTTTCACAATCTGGGTGGCCACAACAATAGGGTATTAtct ATAAACCAAGCGGACAGTTCTGGCTTCCACAACGTTGGCGGTGGATCTGCCTTGAACAATGGCGGGTACGCTGGCAACGGGTACAACGGATATCAAAATGGTGCCTCACAGTTCGGCAATGGCTTCGGTGCGGGTTCTCAAGGAATGATCATATag
- the LOC119830946 gene encoding glycine-rich protein 23-like, protein MNCIILLAISCVIAGNAQPLGMAGIGLGLDGIGLGGMGTELGGMGTGLGGLGTGLGTGLGIGGMEGGLGYGLGGISGGYTNGDGYGGQQLGAGASGIGNQGYQTAGVNGYHNIGSHNNRVLSVNQVVNNGFHNVGGGSAVNNGGYGGNGFNGYQNGASQFGNGFGSGTQGMIL, encoded by the exons ATGAATTGTATT ATTCTTCTGGCGATTTCGTGTGTTATAGCTGGCAATGCTCAGCCTTTAGGTATGGCCGGTATTGGCCTAGGTCTCGATGGGATAGGTCTCGGTGGAATGGGTACAGAACTAGGCGGTATGGGTACTGGTCTCGGGGGATTGGGAACGGGTCTGGGTACCGGTTTAGGAATAGGTGGTATGGAAGGTGGTCTTGGATACGGCTTGGGAGGAATTAGCGGTGGTTACACCAACGGTGATGGCTACGGTGGACAACAGCTTGGGGCCGGAGCCAGCGGAATTGGAAATCAGGGATACCAAACAGCCGGGGTCAATGGTTATCACAATATAGGCAGTCATAATAATAGAGTATTGTCT GTAAACCAAGTAGTTAATAATGGATTCCATAACGTGGGAGGAGGATCTGCTGTGAACAACGGTGGCTACGGCGGCAACGGTTTTAACGGATATCAAAATGGCGCTTCGCAATTTGGCAATGGTTTCGGTTCGGGTACTCAAGGAATGATTTTATAA
- the LOC119830947 gene encoding acanthoscurrin-2-like translates to MKCIVLVALSFVAAINAQPLGLGGMGLGLGGMGMGLGGMRTGIEGMGAGLGGMGMGLGTGLGMTGLGTGLGVGLGGMSGGYANGAGYGGQQFGAGSSGVGNQGFNTAGLNGFHNLGGHNNRVLSINQADSSGFHNVGGGSALNNGGYAGNGYNGYQNGASQFGNGFGAGSQSGMMI, encoded by the exons ATGAAGTGCATC gttCTAGTCGCTCTTTCGTTTGTGGCAGCAATCAATGCTCAGCCTCTCGGTTTGGGTGGTATGGGACTTGGTCTCGGCGGGATGGGAATGGGGCTGGGTGGAATGAGAACAGGTATAGAGGGGATGGGTGCCGGTCTAGGTGGGATGGGAATGGGTCTGGGTACTGGTTTGGGAATGACTGGACTGGGAACCGGCCTGGGTGTGGGTTTGGGGGGAATGAGCGGAGGATATGCTAACGGCGCCGGCTACGGTGGACAACAGTTCGGTGCCGGCTCTAGTGGTGTTGGCAACCAAGGATTCAACACAGCTGGCCTGAATGGTTTTCACAATCTGGGTGGTCACAACAATAGGGTATTAtct ATAAACCAAGCGGACAGTTCTGGCTTCCACAACGTTGGCGGTGGATCTGCCTTGAACAATGGCGGGTACGCTGGCAACGGGTACAACGGATATCAAAATGGCGCCTCACAGTTCGGCAATGGCTTCGGTGCGGGCTCTCAGTCAGGAatgatgatataa